The window GGACGGATGGGATACCCACTATTTGGGAGCCAACAATCCGGTGGAGGGCGTCGTTGATTTCGTACACGAGAAAAAGGCCCATGTTTTGGGGGTCTCGGTGACCATGACCTTCCACCTGGACAAGGCTCGGGCCTTGATCGGTTCGGTCAGGCAGGCCATGTCGGAGCGGGTCAGAATCCTGGTCGGCGGCTATCCGTTCAGCCGTGATCCGGACCTGGCCCGGGAGATGGGCGCCGACGCCTGTGTCGCCCGGGGCGAGATGGCCGTAAACGTGGCCCGGAGCCTGGTCGGGGCAGGAGAACCGGTTCGATGAACATCGTTTCCGGTGCGGCCATGCTCTGCGCCGACGACGGCTCCATCCGGCGCTGCTTTGTCGGAGACTGTGGATTCTTTAGGCCGGGAGCAAAGCTCTGGGATCTGGTCACCCAAGGGTACCGGGACAAGGCCAAGGCCTTCTGGCGGGCCGTTTTCGATGGAACCCAGACAACGCCTTGGGATCTGGAACTGGACATAGGGAACGAGGTCCAGATCCGGTCCTGCATGGGCGGGCGGACCGACGAGGGAGTTTTGGTCCTGATTTCGGGATCCTTCGGAGAGCTGTTCGGATTCTACGAGGAACTTATCCGGATCAACAGCGAACTGACCAACGAGCTCAGAAAAGCCCACAGGGACATGGCCCTCATGGCCCGGCAGCAGGAGCGGGAGAGCGAGGACATCCTTGAGGAACTGGCCCTGGTCAACAACGAGCTGACCAACGCTCAGAGGACCCTTGCCAAGAAGAACGAGGAGTTGGCCAGACTGAACGCCCAAAAGAGCGCTTTTCTGGGCATGGCTGCCCATGATCTGCGCAACCCCCTGGGTGCCATACTCAATTTTGCCTCCATCATCCGGGCGGACATGGGACCGGAAGCGGCCGAACCGGCGACCATGCTTGAGCGCATCGAGGTGCTCAGCCGAACAAGCCTGAGAATGGTGGATGATTTTCTGGACGCCACGGTCCTTGAGTCGGGTCGCCTGGACCTGAAGACCGAGCCCCTCGATCTTGTGGCCGGGACAAGGGCCGGACTGGTCCTACACAGACTGTCAGCGTCCAAGAAGAGCATGGAGCTGGATCTGGTGGTCCGTGAGGAGCGCATCCCGGTCTTGGCCGACGAGGAGAAACTGAGCCAGGTCCTGGACAACCTCCTGTCCAACGCTATCAAGTATTCGCCAAAAGGCTCGAAGATCCGGGTCGAGGTCCAGGTCGACGGCCCCTGGGGCATGGTCGCTGTTGAGGATCAGGGGCCTGGCATTCCGGAGAAGGATCGGGACGCGGTTTTCGATCTCTTCGTCAAGAGCACATCTAAGACCACGGGTGGGGAAAAAAGTTCGGGCATCGGACTGGCCATCGTCAAGCGGATCGTGGACGCCCATGGCGGGAACATCCGGGTGGACGGCGGGGCGGACGGCGGGGCCAGGTTCGTTGTCCGTCTGCCTCTGGCTCGGGAGGAAGACTCCCCCAAGATTCGAGGCGATGCATCGAGCGACCGGACCTTTTCGGGCGGGGCGGATTTTCTCGGGCCGATTCTGGTGGTCGACGACGATCGCATGCAGCAGGAGGTCCTCAAGGCTTTGTTCTCCCGACGAAAAACGGACTGCCGGGCGGTGGGCAGCGTGGACGAGGCTTTCAAGGAGCTTGACCGAGGGGGATATCTGGCCGTGGTCACGGACCTAGATCTTGGGGACGCCTCGGGTCTGGATCTCCTGGCCCGGATGCGGAATCGGCCCGATCTGGCTCGAATCCCGGCTTTCGTCCTGACCGGAGACGCCGATGCCCGGACCCGGGAGAGATGTCTGTCCGCCGGAGCCTGGGAGGTCTTTGTCAAGCCCGTGGGGGCCACGGAATTGGAGAGGATCGGCAGGCTGTCGAAGGGGAGCGAAGATGGCGGAACGTGAGACTCGCAAAGTGGCCATGGTTGTCGAATCTCTGAGGGAAATCGGGGCAGATCTCCATCCTGCCCGGCTGCTGCCTGCGGCGAGCGTGGGCCTAGTGATCGGCATTCTTCTGGTGGTGGTCGAGGTGTCCTTTGCCGCCTTGATTTTTGGCGGGCCGTTGTCCTACATGGCCTTGCAGGGTATGGGCCTAACCCTTTTCGGCGGCCTGATTCTGACGGCGACCTCCACCCTGTTCAGCCCACTGCGCTCAGTGATCAATCTTCCTCAGGACGCACCCACGGCCATTTTGGCCGGTTCCGTGGCGGCCCTGGCTGCGGCCGGGACCATAAGACCCGATCAAGCCGGGTTCATGACCGTGACGGCCATCATGATGGGATCGGCTTTTCTGGCCGGGTCCATCATGGTCCTTTGCGGTCGGTTCCGTTTGGCTAACCTGATCCGCTTCATGCCCTACCCGGTGCTTGGGGGGTTCATGGGCGGGACGGGATGGTTGCTGGCCGTGGGAGGCCTTGAGGTCATGAGCGGCCTGTCGCCGACTCTGTCCAACATCGGATTCTTTTTCGACCCGCCTGCCTTGGTCAAATGGATTCCCGGGGTCCTCTTCGGGGCCGGGCTGTATTATCTCCTGCGCCGGTTCGCTCATTTTTTCATTCTGCCTGTTTTTTTGCTGTCCGGACTTGTTTTGGCCCATCTGCTTCTCTGGCTTTTGGGCCTTGGGCCTGAACAGGCCCGGGAGGCAGGCTATCTTTTGTCCGGCCTGCCGGAGAGCCGCTTGTGGCCAGTGTTCGGCCCGAACGATCTCGGGCTGATCCAATGGCCCATCGTCTTGGAGACCCTGCCGTCCATGGCCACGGTGGCCCTGATCACTTTGGTGGGCTATCTCCTGAACGTGAGCGGGATTCAATTCCAGCTCAAGCGGGACGTGGACGTGAACCGCGACCTTATCCAGGCCGGATTCGCGAACCTGCTGGCTGGCGGAGGCGGGTCTTCGCCGGGTTACCCAGCCATCAGCCTGTCCCTTCTTGGACCGCGTTGCAGGGTGAACTCGCGGGTCATCGGGCTGACTGCGGCCCTCGTGGTCTTCGGAGTCCTCTTGGCTGGAGGAAATCTCCTCCTTTTCTTCCCTCGCCCCATACTGGGCGGTCTGCTCTTTTTTTTGGGCATCTCCTTTCTAATCGAGTGGCTCTGGGACGGGGCCAATCGTCTGCCCCTGGCCGATTACGCAGTGGTCCTTTGCATCCTGGCCACGGTCGTCGGGGCTGGATTTTTGGCCGGGGTCGGTCTGGGCCTGGTTCTGGCCGTGATTCTGCTCGTGGTCCGTCTGAGCAGGGTGCCGGTCATCCGCCATGAGCGGACCGGGTCCGAGACCGGCAGTCGACGGGAGCGGCCCATCCCCGAGGTTCGGCTGCTTCAGTCCCTGGGCCGGAACATCCGGATCGTCGAGTTGCAGGGCTATATGTTTTTCGGCTCGGCCAACGTCCTGCTTGATCGTCTCGAACCGGTGATGAAGGCCGACGGCGGCAGTCATCGACGCTATCTGCTTCTCGATTTCCAGCGGGTCGGGGGGTGCGAGATTTCGGCCGTGAGCGTTCTGGGCCGCATCGCCCAACGGGCGGCCGAGACCAATTCCTTTCTGGTCCTGACCCGATGCGAGCCACGGGTGATCAAGCTGCTCATGGCCTACGCCGGGGTCGCGGCCGGACACATGGTCCGGACCTTCGAGGACCTGGACCAGGGACTGGAATGGTGCGAGGATCGATTGCTGGGCGAGGTCCGCAAGGCCCGGCTTGATGACACCAAGGATCTGGCACTTTTGGACGATGTGGCCGAGGATATGCAACACTATCTGGACCGAATGGAACGGTTCGAGACCATGGTGGAGCGCATGAAGGGGTTTTACGAACTCCGGCGCTTTGCCAAGGGTCAGACCATCCTGGACCGGGACGAGGATCCGGGCGGGATATATCTGGTCATTCACGGCCGGGTCCGCGAAAACGAGATCCGGGACGGCCGGGTCGTCAGTCGAGGCCAGGGCGGTCCGGGCTTTGTTTTTGGCGAGGACCGTTTCGTTGGCCGAATTGGAGACGTTCTGGTTCGCACTGAAAGCGAGGTGGAGGCGGCCTTTGTCAGTCGGTCGATCCTGGAGCGGCTGCGAACGGAGAACCTGGAGCTGGCGGCCGATCTGTACCGGCACGCATTCGTGGAACTGGCGACCAAGTTTGGCCGAGGCACCATGAATCGGGGATCGGTGACTATGGAGGGGGAATGAGCGAGAGCAAGCCCCGCGTTCTCGACCTGCGCGACAAATGCTGAGGCGTGGGGCAGGAGGTAGTTTGGCACCTCCGCTTCAATCGCGACGACGAACTGGTGGTCCTGCTCAAACCCGTGGCTTTGGGCCAGGCCGAGAATGCTCTGTATGTGGAAACCGGGTGGCGGCTGGAATCCAGGCCCGAAAACGACTGGGTCCGGGCCGTGTTCAAAAGGGGACAAGGGGGACGATGTGAGCCGACTTGAGGAAGACCGCAGGGCCCTGCCGGCCCTGTACGCGTGCAGTCCCCGGGCCGGGGGAAACAGCGACCGGGCGGCGGATCTCGTGGCTCGGGGCATAGCCGAGGCCGGAGGAGTTTCGGAGACCATCCGCCTGCGAACCTACAACATCCATCCCTGCATTGGTTGCAACCGGTGCCGATACGACCGGGAGGGCCGATGCTTCCTGACGGACGTGGACCAGAGTTCATCCCTGTACCAGCCCCTGATCCACGCCCCGTTCGTGTTTTTGGTCACTCCCGT is drawn from Deltaproteobacteria bacterium and contains these coding sequences:
- a CDS encoding hybrid sensor histidine kinase/response regulator yields the protein MNIVSGAAMLCADDGSIRRCFVGDCGFFRPGAKLWDLVTQGYRDKAKAFWRAVFDGTQTTPWDLELDIGNEVQIRSCMGGRTDEGVLVLISGSFGELFGFYEELIRINSELTNELRKAHRDMALMARQQERESEDILEELALVNNELTNAQRTLAKKNEELARLNAQKSAFLGMAAHDLRNPLGAILNFASIIRADMGPEAAEPATMLERIEVLSRTSLRMVDDFLDATVLESGRLDLKTEPLDLVAGTRAGLVLHRLSASKKSMELDLVVREERIPVLADEEKLSQVLDNLLSNAIKYSPKGSKIRVEVQVDGPWGMVAVEDQGPGIPEKDRDAVFDLFVKSTSKTTGGEKSSGIGLAIVKRIVDAHGGNIRVDGGADGGARFVVRLPLAREEDSPKIRGDASSDRTFSGGADFLGPILVVDDDRMQQEVLKALFSRRKTDCRAVGSVDEAFKELDRGGYLAVVTDLDLGDASGLDLLARMRNRPDLARIPAFVLTGDADARTRERCLSAGAWEVFVKPVGATELERIGRLSKGSEDGGT
- a CDS encoding STAS domain-containing protein — protein: MPGPGRDVCPPEPGRSLSSPWGPRNWRGSAGCRRGAKMAERETRKVAMVVESLREIGADLHPARLLPAASVGLVIGILLVVVEVSFAALIFGGPLSYMALQGMGLTLFGGLILTATSTLFSPLRSVINLPQDAPTAILAGSVAALAAAGTIRPDQAGFMTVTAIMMGSAFLAGSIMVLCGRFRLANLIRFMPYPVLGGFMGGTGWLLAVGGLEVMSGLSPTLSNIGFFFDPPALVKWIPGVLFGAGLYYLLRRFAHFFILPVFLLSGLVLAHLLLWLLGLGPEQAREAGYLLSGLPESRLWPVFGPNDLGLIQWPIVLETLPSMATVALITLVGYLLNVSGIQFQLKRDVDVNRDLIQAGFANLLAGGGGSSPGYPAISLSLLGPRCRVNSRVIGLTAALVVFGVLLAGGNLLLFFPRPILGGLLFFLGISFLIEWLWDGANRLPLADYAVVLCILATVVGAGFLAGVGLGLVLAVILLVVRLSRVPVIRHERTGSETGSRRERPIPEVRLLQSLGRNIRIVELQGYMFFGSANVLLDRLEPVMKADGGSHRRYLLLDFQRVGGCEISAVSVLGRIAQRAAETNSFLVLTRCEPRVIKLLMAYAGVAAGHMVRTFEDLDQGLEWCEDRLLGEVRKARLDDTKDLALLDDVAEDMQHYLDRMERFETMVERMKGFYELRRFAKGQTILDRDEDPGGIYLVIHGRVRENEIRDGRVVSRGQGGPGFVFGEDRFVGRIGDVLVRTESEVEAAFVSRSILERLRTENLELAADLYRHAFVELATKFGRGTMNRGSVTMEGE
- a CDS encoding flavodoxin family protein produces the protein MLCMWKPGGGWNPGPKTTGSGPCSKGDKGDDVSRLEEDRRALPALYACSPRAGGNSDRAADLVARGIAEAGGVSETIRLRTYNIHPCIGCNRCRYDREGRCFLTDVDQSSSLYQPLIHAPFVFLVTPVYFYHVPSQFKAFIDRSQSFYLRREGGDQTLLDLPRRPAWVVMFAARPKGEKLFEGALLTLKYFLRTFNLDIQERMLHLGKEGPLDLDGDGKAVGDMVAAGRRAWEEFGA